The sequence CTCAGACTGCGAAACATGACGGAGGTGTTGAGTAACTGGAATACTTATGTTCCTGATGCGACTTATCTAACTCAGCGTGGCGGTACTTTTTTATTTAATGCTGATGGGAAATTACTTTATGAACATCGCGATCGCCATATTCTCGGTTTTGCTGCTAACATGAGCAATCCCTTGTCATTTATCAATGAATATTAAACAACTGGCGTTGCTGATTCATGTAATGAGGTACAAAATGCTACTGTTTTTAGTGAAGCACTTTCGTTGCGGGGGTTCCCCCCGTTGAGAAAAGTGCTGAACCCAAAGGGCTCTTAGCTTTTAATTTTTAAGTAGTTTTATGTTTTCAGTAGATAAGTAAAATAATTATTTAGCATTACAATTAAGCAATGCCAAACAATTTAGCCAGCTCAGATAGAAATTGTTTTTGAGCATCTCTTAATTCGGCGGTAGGACGCGCTTGTTGAACCAGTGCGATCGCTTTTTCTGGGTCTTCTTCTTCAGCAACCAAGTAAGCAGCAAGTAACGTTCCTGTCCTGCGATTGCCACTGGTACAGTGAACTACTACTGGTTGATTATCTTCTATTAATAGCTCGGCAAATTGAACAAACTGCTTGACCTGATCTACAGTCGGCGGTTTACCTCCTGTAATGGGTAGCCAAAGAACTTGAAATCCAGCCTCTTTATATTCTTCAATTCCTGAAGGTTCATCCATTACCGAAACAATA is a genomic window of Coleofasciculaceae cyanobacterium containing:
- a CDS encoding dual specificity protein phosphatase family protein gives rise to the protein MSVSVPYPDYVWWLVPEKLAGMSRPPLEDLPQLYQAGMRGIVSVMDEPSGIEEYKEAGFQVLWLPITGGKPPTVDQVKQFVQFAELLIEDNQPVVVHCTSGNRRTGTLLAAYLVAEEEDPEKAIALVQQARPTAELRDAQKQFLSELAKLFGIA